A genomic window from Thermococcus nautili includes:
- a CDS encoding 50S ribosomal protein L16, whose amino-acid sequence MGLRPAKIDRDVDKPAYTRREYIRGAPGPKITIFDMGNLSAEFQYEVSLHAEQAMQIRQNALEAIRIQVNRYLQKNVGRSNYHFKIRVYPFQVLRENPMATGRKADRYGNGMRRPFGKPIGLAARVRKDQKILTVWVNENHLKFALEAMKRAKMKLPYSAYYRIYDKDGNDVTTKVLSTMKR is encoded by the coding sequence ATGGGACTTAGACCAGCGAAGATTGATAGGGACGTTGACAAGCCCGCTTACACGAGGAGGGAATACATACGCGGTGCTCCCGGACCGAAGATAACGATATTCGACATGGGCAACCTCTCGGCCGAGTTCCAGTACGAGGTCAGCCTCCACGCCGAGCAGGCGATGCAGATAAGGCAGAACGCCCTTGAGGCCATTCGTATTCAGGTCAACAGGTACCTCCAGAAGAACGTCGGTAGGAGCAACTACCACTTCAAGATTCGTGTTTACCCGTTCCAGGTGCTCCGCGAGAACCCGATGGCTACCGGAAGGAAGGCCGACCGTTACGGAAACGGTATGCGCAGGCCCTTCGGAAAGCCGATTGGATTAGCGGCCCGCGTCAGGAAGGACCAGAAGATACTCACCGTCTGGGTCAACGAGAACCACCTCAAGTTCGCCCTCGAGGCCATGAAGAGGGCCAAGATGAAGCTCCCCTACAGCGCCTACTACAGGATTTACGACAAGGACGGCAACGACGTCACCACCAAGGTTCTCTCCACTATGAAGCGCTGA
- a CDS encoding MFS transporter, whose protein sequence is MERRRLAGILLLIISAFTGTIAFRLATPAIAFYTRDILRASMFAVSLVSMSFVLARAFSSVLGGLVLERGKKLVYLGAIAMMGNAVAVQLYPLTSSWLQVVGIKLLNGFLNGISWPMAQFVLAVTTPKEIRARVTAIYFFFGSIASLLGNYVYAYTVGLGLAGQMWISSAFFVLTGLIMLLSYYLLFDLITPRKKKTPDGESPSLNPKRVLTIASLMAVIVAFTSGEITYVYVSEALGLSKERTAVLLGWTGFLSALLSYFVSWLADVRSEARMVKLTALLAGISPILASIKTAPTVFLGIFLALFAFQSFRPISRKVLASYHRSSLAIGGVNAVQNLSTFIGGMLFGLAYSLGEVHFGLTLNLALLTFLPFSLGLIIEGTRVKDG, encoded by the coding sequence ATGGAGCGCAGAAGACTCGCCGGGATTCTGCTCCTCATCATCTCGGCCTTCACCGGAACGATAGCCTTCCGCTTGGCCACTCCTGCGATAGCGTTCTACACGCGCGACATACTCAGGGCGAGCATGTTCGCTGTTTCTCTCGTCTCGATGTCATTCGTCCTCGCGAGGGCCTTCTCGTCCGTTCTCGGCGGTCTCGTCCTTGAGAGGGGCAAGAAACTCGTCTACCTCGGAGCGATAGCGATGATGGGGAACGCGGTAGCTGTTCAGCTCTACCCGCTCACGTCGAGCTGGCTTCAGGTCGTTGGAATAAAGCTCCTCAACGGCTTCCTCAACGGGATAAGCTGGCCGATGGCCCAGTTCGTTTTAGCTGTAACGACTCCAAAGGAGATAAGGGCGCGCGTTACTGCCATCTACTTCTTCTTCGGAAGCATAGCGTCTCTCCTCGGCAACTACGTCTATGCCTACACGGTTGGGCTCGGTTTGGCCGGCCAGATGTGGATTTCCTCAGCGTTCTTCGTCCTGACCGGCCTTATAATGCTCCTCAGCTACTACCTCCTCTTCGACCTGATAACGCCGAGGAAGAAGAAAACGCCGGACGGCGAGAGCCCGAGCCTGAACCCGAAGAGGGTTCTAACGATTGCCTCGCTGATGGCGGTTATAGTGGCCTTCACCTCGGGCGAGATAACCTACGTTTACGTCTCGGAGGCTTTGGGACTGAGCAAGGAGAGAACCGCCGTTCTGCTCGGCTGGACCGGGTTCCTCTCGGCGTTGCTCAGCTACTTCGTCTCGTGGCTCGCAGACGTGAGGAGCGAGGCAAGGATGGTGAAGCTCACAGCGTTGCTCGCGGGAATATCGCCGATTTTAGCTTCGATAAAGACCGCGCCGACAGTTTTCCTCGGGATATTCCTCGCGCTCTTCGCCTTCCAGAGCTTCAGACCGATTTCGCGGAAGGTTTTAGCGAGCTACCACCGCTCCTCGCTCGCGATAGGCGGTGTGAACGCGGTTCAGAACCTCTCGACCTTCATCGGCGGAATGCTCTTTGGCCTGGCCTATTCGCTCGGGGAGGTCCACTTTGGACTGACCCTGAACCTTGCGCTCCTGACTTTCCTGCCGTTTTCGCTGGGGCTGATAATCGAGGGAACGAGGGTGAAAGATGGGTGA
- a CDS encoding pyridoxal-phosphate-dependent aminotransferase family protein, with amino-acid sequence MELRFDMQYEDAYREVYEMVKPKYKLFTAGPVACFPEVLAIMSVQMFSHRSAEAKAVHVDTLERLKKFLEADKGEIILFPSSGTGFMESAVRNTVPRGGKVLVTIIGAFGKRFADVVEANGRKAVILEKEPGQAIKPEELDDALRKNPDVHAVTITYNETSTGVLNPLPELAKVVHEHDKLLFVDAVSAMGGADIKFDEWGIDLVFASSQKAFGVPPGLAVAAVSERVFEIAEKMPERGWYFDLPLYKKFNEKKKGTPSTPPLPQIFGLNVVLRIIEKMGGKKEWLDMYRKRSEMIREGVKEMGLGILAEPGYESPTITAVVVPEGMKGVDVYNAMRERGFELAKGYGSVAEKTFRIGNMGYMTFDDIREMLDNLREVIEKLKA; translated from the coding sequence ATGGAGCTCCGCTTCGACATGCAGTATGAGGACGCTTACAGGGAAGTTTACGAGATGGTGAAGCCGAAGTACAAGCTCTTTACGGCCGGACCGGTTGCGTGCTTCCCAGAGGTTCTCGCGATAATGAGCGTGCAGATGTTCAGCCACCGCTCGGCCGAGGCGAAGGCCGTTCACGTTGACACCCTCGAGAGGCTCAAGAAGTTCCTTGAGGCCGACAAGGGCGAGATAATTCTCTTCCCGAGCTCGGGAACCGGCTTCATGGAGTCCGCCGTCAGAAACACCGTCCCGCGCGGTGGAAAGGTTCTCGTCACAATCATCGGCGCCTTTGGAAAGCGCTTCGCAGACGTCGTCGAGGCCAACGGAAGGAAGGCCGTAATCCTTGAGAAGGAGCCAGGACAGGCTATAAAACCCGAGGAACTGGACGACGCCCTCAGGAAGAACCCCGACGTCCACGCGGTCACGATAACCTACAACGAGACCTCGACCGGTGTCCTCAACCCGCTCCCCGAGTTGGCTAAGGTCGTTCACGAGCACGACAAGCTTCTCTTCGTTGACGCCGTCTCGGCAATGGGCGGAGCTGACATAAAGTTCGACGAGTGGGGCATCGACCTCGTCTTCGCGAGCAGTCAGAAAGCCTTCGGCGTTCCGCCGGGGCTCGCGGTTGCGGCCGTGAGCGAGCGCGTTTTCGAGATAGCCGAGAAGATGCCCGAGCGTGGTTGGTACTTCGACCTACCGCTCTACAAGAAGTTCAACGAGAAGAAGAAGGGAACGCCCTCAACGCCACCGCTCCCGCAGATATTCGGCCTCAACGTCGTTCTCAGGATAATCGAGAAGATGGGCGGAAAGAAAGAGTGGCTCGACATGTACAGGAAGAGGAGCGAGATGATACGCGAAGGCGTCAAGGAGATGGGTCTCGGAATCCTAGCCGAGCCCGGCTACGAGAGCCCGACCATCACTGCCGTCGTCGTTCCCGAGGGAATGAAGGGAGTTGACGTTTACAACGCCATGCGCGAGAGGGGCTTTGAGCTGGCCAAGGGCTACGGAAGCGTGGCGGAGAAGACCTTCAGGATTGGAAATATGGGCTACATGACCTTCGACGACATTCGCGAGATGCTCGACAACCTCAGGGAGGTCATAGAAAAGCTTAAGGCCTGA
- a CDS encoding P-loop NTPase family protein, whose protein sequence is MGVYIFKPEDLIRYGSARPEQMELLKEEVLGKKDILIVGTSRSGKTKLVEALLHYVPDDWKIAVVTAYGEFKPFKPNIEVIDTAFDQRSTEERTDEVIEKLRRLNPDYVVIDTLHTVSVPRILDRLIDDYAFIVTSLAMSDDLKAEVMHWLGIGEKTFDRFDILVELSRDWRTGMKKINRIYRIKNGELEPIV, encoded by the coding sequence ATGGGCGTCTACATCTTCAAGCCCGAGGATTTGATACGCTACGGCTCGGCACGGCCGGAGCAGATGGAGCTCCTGAAGGAAGAGGTCCTTGGAAAGAAGGACATACTAATCGTCGGAACGAGCAGGAGCGGAAAGACGAAGCTCGTGGAAGCGCTACTCCACTACGTCCCCGACGACTGGAAGATAGCGGTCGTAACTGCATACGGCGAGTTCAAGCCCTTCAAACCGAACATCGAGGTCATTGATACCGCCTTCGACCAGCGCTCGACGGAGGAGAGGACCGACGAGGTCATCGAGAAACTCAGAAGGCTCAATCCAGACTACGTCGTGATAGACACCCTCCACACCGTCAGCGTCCCGAGGATTCTGGACAGGTTAATCGACGACTACGCCTTCATCGTCACCTCGCTGGCGATGAGCGACGACCTGAAGGCCGAAGTCATGCACTGGCTCGGAATAGGCGAGAAGACCTTCGACCGCTTTGACATTCTCGTCGAGCTGAGCAGGGACTGGAGAACCGGGATGAAGAAGATAAACAGGATTTACAGAATTAAGAACGGGGAGCTCGAACCGATAGTTTAG
- a CDS encoding asparagine synthetase A, translated as MNALQIVSRKIDPIAEVQTRTIAYLTGELSKKGFRWLLPIVLSSITDPLWPDPAAEEALRPPEVEVYGERLRLTHSMILHKQMAVAMGIDKLFVLSPNVRLEGKEADDGRHAYEFTQLDMEIAGASMDDVMGLIEELIVGLFRELRPVVWESFERELPKPRRPFKRFTIEEIREEFGSEEEASRALEEPFWITGIPREFYDREVDGTWRNYDLYLPEGYGEVSSGGEREWEYEKILAKMRSAGLSEEAFRPYLEVAKAGLLRPSAGAGIGIERLIRYIVGAEHIAEVQPFPRIPGVPAVI; from the coding sequence ATGAACGCTCTCCAAATCGTAAGCAGGAAAATTGACCCAATTGCCGAGGTTCAGACGAGAACTATAGCGTACCTCACGGGCGAGCTGTCCAAGAAGGGCTTCCGCTGGTTGCTCCCGATAGTGCTCAGCTCGATAACCGACCCCCTCTGGCCTGACCCAGCGGCGGAAGAGGCATTAAGGCCACCGGAGGTCGAGGTCTATGGAGAAAGGCTCAGGCTGACGCACAGCATGATACTCCACAAGCAGATGGCCGTTGCGATGGGAATAGATAAGCTCTTCGTCCTCTCGCCCAACGTAAGGCTCGAAGGTAAAGAGGCGGACGACGGAAGGCACGCCTACGAGTTCACCCAGCTCGACATGGAGATTGCCGGCGCGAGCATGGACGACGTTATGGGGCTGATAGAAGAGCTCATCGTTGGCCTGTTCCGCGAGTTGAGACCAGTAGTCTGGGAGTCCTTTGAGAGGGAGCTTCCAAAGCCGAGGAGGCCCTTCAAGCGGTTTACCATTGAGGAAATCCGCGAGGAGTTCGGGAGCGAGGAGGAAGCCAGCAGAGCCCTCGAGGAGCCCTTCTGGATAACGGGAATCCCGAGGGAGTTCTACGACAGGGAAGTTGACGGAACATGGAGGAACTACGACCTCTATCTCCCTGAGGGCTACGGCGAGGTCTCGAGCGGTGGGGAAAGGGAGTGGGAGTACGAGAAGATACTCGCTAAGATGCGCTCGGCCGGTCTGAGTGAGGAAGCCTTCAGGCCCTACCTTGAGGTGGCGAAAGCCGGCCTCCTGCGTCCGAGTGCAGGAGCTGGAATAGGAATCGAGAGGCTAATCCGCTACATCGTCGGGGCGGAGCACATAGCAGAGGTCCAGCCCTTCCCGAGGATTCCGGGCGTTCCGGCTGTTATCTGA
- a CDS encoding aminotransferase class V-fold PLP-dependent enzyme produces the protein MMRNLFPALEKFKAYLNTASTGLMPSTALLEATKLLSDVIEFNGEVNSVDYMDELVLKPLQREAGRLMKVRPENVGLSIQTTEGLRRILLALEPKRGQNVVSLDTEFPTIPALLKSYAKRFGLELRVVENRNGLHSLEDIERAIDDNTFAVVLSSVNWVIGERIDLGELSRIAHEHGAWLIVDAVQHLGSLRLFPEKEGVDALSAGSEKWLISPDTGAGLIYASDELLEEAKPIAGLLNNEPPTGDWGSWWGLPEKDPWSGLRPAKGIRKLDFGGGPPYLIASALLASLRLINGLGIERIERHNMKLAKIVVDEVRALGLDVFSADSPIVTIKTGLDYNTEEELYQRLVAEGISVSHRGVLGHYGIRVSPHLYNEKEDVELFLEVLTSHL, from the coding sequence ATGATGCGGAACCTCTTTCCGGCCCTTGAGAAGTTCAAGGCCTACCTCAACACCGCGAGCACCGGGTTGATGCCCTCGACGGCCCTTCTTGAGGCCACGAAGCTCCTGAGCGACGTGATAGAGTTTAACGGGGAAGTGAACTCCGTTGACTACATGGACGAGCTTGTCTTAAAGCCCCTCCAGAGGGAAGCTGGAAGACTAATGAAGGTCAGGCCCGAGAACGTCGGCCTCTCGATTCAGACCACCGAGGGGCTGAGGAGAATCCTGCTGGCCCTCGAGCCGAAGAGGGGGCAGAACGTGGTTTCCCTCGACACCGAGTTCCCCACGATTCCAGCGCTTCTCAAGAGCTATGCCAAGCGCTTCGGCCTCGAGCTCCGCGTTGTTGAGAACAGGAACGGCCTCCACAGCCTTGAAGATATTGAAAGGGCCATAGACGACAACACCTTCGCGGTCGTCCTCAGCTCGGTGAACTGGGTCATCGGCGAGCGGATTGACCTGGGCGAGCTTTCAAGAATCGCCCACGAGCACGGCGCGTGGCTGATAGTTGATGCCGTCCAGCACCTCGGCTCGCTGAGGCTCTTTCCTGAGAAGGAAGGCGTGGATGCCCTCTCTGCCGGCTCGGAGAAGTGGCTCATCAGCCCTGACACCGGGGCGGGTCTAATCTACGCCTCAGACGAACTCCTTGAGGAGGCCAAGCCGATAGCGGGGTTGCTCAACAACGAACCGCCAACCGGAGACTGGGGCAGCTGGTGGGGACTGCCGGAGAAGGACCCCTGGAGCGGGCTGAGGCCGGCAAAGGGGATTAGGAAGCTCGACTTCGGTGGAGGGCCTCCGTACCTAATCGCCTCGGCACTTCTCGCGTCGCTCAGGCTGATTAACGGGCTGGGCATCGAGAGGATAGAGCGCCACAACATGAAGCTCGCAAAGATTGTTGTCGATGAGGTTAGGGCCCTTGGCCTCGACGTCTTCTCAGCGGACTCGCCGATAGTGACGATAAAGACAGGACTTGACTACAACACGGAAGAGGAGCTCTACCAGAGGCTCGTTGCCGAGGGAATTTCCGTCAGCCACCGCGGCGTTCTCGGCCACTACGGGATAAGGGTTTCCCCGCACCTCTACAACGAGAAGGAAGATGTGGAGCTGTTCCTCGAAGTTCTGACTTCTCACCTTTGA
- a CDS encoding DUF257 family protein, giving the protein MEVTIPELLELVRPGETVVVEYETSYVPEFALKLLADYTRENNVPFVIDDNFDSLYTVLVHCDMLGLKVDIGHSHVFKTGGRKDVGGTIRRVEFHPDPRVLLRNYDVAFADTVGTPENPAINLTLGIENLLYFVRDVRDFYRFLLGIQRYVGDKRRKAFYLVHTGLIRSLPPYVHPELRRIATSVWVFHSYPTGVKLSILRSPDLDLVGREFTIDVGGVFLGGS; this is encoded by the coding sequence ATGGAGGTTACAATCCCTGAACTCCTGGAACTGGTGAGGCCTGGGGAAACCGTTGTCGTCGAGTACGAGACGTCGTACGTCCCCGAGTTCGCCCTCAAGCTTCTCGCCGATTACACGAGGGAAAACAACGTTCCCTTCGTGATAGACGATAACTTTGATAGTCTCTATACCGTGCTCGTTCACTGTGATATGCTCGGTCTCAAGGTTGATATCGGTCACTCTCATGTCTTTAAGACCGGTGGCAGAAAGGATGTCGGTGGCACAATCAGGCGCGTTGAGTTCCATCCGGACCCGAGGGTTCTCCTCAGGAACTATGATGTGGCGTTCGCCGACACTGTTGGAACCCCTGAAAATCCTGCCATAAATCTCACCTTAGGAATCGAGAACCTCTTATACTTCGTCCGTGACGTCCGCGATTTCTACCGGTTCCTTCTTGGAATTCAGCGCTACGTTGGCGACAAACGCAGAAAGGCCTTTTACCTCGTTCACACTGGTCTGATACGGAGCCTTCCTCCCTACGTCCATCCCGAGCTCAGAAGAATAGCCACGAGCGTTTGGGTCTTCCACAGCTATCCGACTGGGGTTAAGCTGTCCATTCTTCGCAGTCCCGACCTCGACCTCGTCGGCAGGGAGTTCACCATAGACGTCGGGGGTGTTTTCCTTGGTGGGAGTTGA
- a CDS encoding DUF257 family protein, whose protein sequence is MGVELRGLASKDDVISMFNSVRFGGLTLMENYSTIGAELALYALLNYAYERGLPVLVEDIFDAFAGYVRHFDVMGLTPPMEHVGVLKIGGVDEVGHVVDKIQFEADPALYLQKKERAIAKAMGDDRYVYIVTGFERLLGFQRDVKGVYVIVNHLRENLGNDRRMSFNIIEGNVIRGFPTNPLPLLEGVATSVIELHDHGDMLRLRFRKSIFTFLEGRNEVFLQPADVVGWW, encoded by the coding sequence GTGGGAGTTGAGCTTAGGGGACTCGCCTCAAAGGACGACGTAATCTCGATGTTTAACTCCGTTCGCTTTGGCGGTCTCACACTGATGGAAAACTACTCTACGATAGGCGCTGAGCTTGCCCTCTATGCCCTCCTTAACTATGCCTACGAGCGCGGTCTTCCTGTTCTCGTTGAGGACATCTTTGACGCGTTCGCTGGCTACGTTCGACACTTTGATGTCATGGGCCTCACCCCGCCGATGGAGCACGTTGGTGTCCTGAAAATCGGTGGCGTTGACGAGGTCGGCCACGTCGTGGACAAGATTCAGTTCGAGGCAGACCCCGCGCTTTACCTCCAGAAGAAGGAGAGGGCAATAGCAAAGGCGATGGGAGACGACCGATACGTTTACATCGTCACGGGTTTTGAGAGGCTCCTCGGCTTCCAGCGCGACGTCAAGGGGGTTTACGTCATCGTCAACCACCTGCGGGAGAACCTTGGGAACGACAGGAGGATGAGCTTCAACATAATCGAGGGCAACGTCATCAGGGGCTTCCCAACGAACCCGCTCCCGCTCCTTGAGGGCGTCGCCACTTCGGTCATCGAGCTTCACGACCATGGAGACATGCTCCGCCTCAGGTTCAGAAAATCAATATTCACCTTCCTGGAAGGAAGGAACGAGGTCTTTCTACAGCCCGCCGACGTCGTGGGATGGTGGTAA
- a CDS encoding NAD(P)-binding protein, translated as MVRLIVDGKEVDAPADKPLIEFLREIGHVPGFCYTEELEPYGSCRLCLVETERGVTTACTLKPREGLKVETLSDRVIEMRKTALELLLSSHYGDCIGPCQDACPAHADVQGYLALIAMGKYHEAVKLMKEKYILPAVLGRVCPAFCEEACRRNLVDEPVGIRLAKRFAADYDLENGPWMPEIPPSTGKRVAVVGGGPAGLACAYYLRLKGHEVTIFEAMPELGGMTRYGIPGYRLPRDVLDKDIATVINTGIEVRTNTALGRDITLEELREKYDAVFLAVGAWKSRKMGIPGEDLEGVMHGIEFLRKVNTGEEVKLGERVIVVGGGNTAMDVARTALRLGAKVTVVYRRSKAEMPANEREVEEAIEEGVEFLFLANPVRIIGDGRVEEVKLVRMRLGEPDSSGRRRPVPVEGSEFRVKADNVILAIGQYCDEEFLKSLGIEAKRGRAVVDEITLQTNLPGVFAGGDLVLGPSTVIESIATGRRAAVMIDLYLRGKLEKAREVLANPEKHIRELTEDRELYELLLDLRPYNHWRDVTEEDYRETPRRPRVRPKLLDPKERAKGFVEVEKTLSEGEARSEASRCMSCGCLAVFDCKLREYATLYGVKPELGRGEKRFEIDESHPRITLDPNKCVLCGLCVRFTHEIAGEGVIDYLFRGYDTRIGPPLGDTIADVEGKFIGELADVCPVGAIVERPPLTKPGPWKTEKIKTVCNGCSLACEMAVEVYAGTLVRASSVEDSWNGYLCDVCRFERPWEKTLSGPLLNGKPVSWEEAKKFIESRSYALILTPDLTNEEIEALKAFAERKGVPIGSTVSGSPSTATLDDVKKAKRVLFRANSEKFPLLKILLRGKEVVEENYELAVIEDGEALNAPTLILRKGANSEGLIRAGVTGIPKAERYVVVSNEPVELPGETLVIPAGRWAEKRGTVTNALGMELKVEKVGEGYSPLGLFS; from the coding sequence ATGGTCAGGCTCATCGTTGACGGAAAGGAAGTTGATGCTCCGGCGGATAAGCCCCTCATAGAGTTCCTGCGCGAGATTGGCCACGTTCCCGGCTTCTGCTATACCGAAGAGCTCGAACCCTACGGCTCGTGCAGGCTCTGCCTCGTCGAGACCGAGAGGGGAGTAACGACGGCCTGTACGCTGAAGCCCAGGGAGGGCCTCAAAGTCGAGACCCTGAGCGATAGAGTCATAGAGATGCGCAAAACGGCCCTCGAGCTTCTCCTTTCGAGCCACTACGGTGACTGCATCGGTCCGTGCCAGGACGCCTGTCCCGCCCACGCCGACGTACAGGGCTACCTCGCGCTGATAGCGATGGGCAAGTACCACGAGGCCGTCAAGCTGATGAAGGAGAAGTACATCCTGCCGGCGGTTCTCGGAAGGGTCTGTCCGGCCTTCTGTGAGGAGGCCTGCCGGAGAAACCTCGTTGATGAACCCGTCGGCATAAGGCTCGCGAAGCGCTTCGCTGCCGATTACGACCTCGAAAACGGCCCGTGGATGCCCGAGATACCGCCGTCGACCGGGAAGCGCGTTGCCGTCGTCGGAGGAGGGCCTGCAGGACTGGCGTGCGCCTACTACCTGAGGCTGAAGGGCCACGAGGTTACCATCTTCGAGGCGATGCCCGAACTCGGCGGAATGACCCGCTACGGCATTCCGGGATACAGGCTTCCGAGGGACGTCTTGGATAAGGACATAGCGACCGTGATAAACACGGGCATCGAGGTGAGAACCAACACGGCCCTCGGCAGGGACATTACTCTGGAGGAACTGCGCGAGAAGTACGACGCCGTTTTCCTGGCAGTTGGAGCCTGGAAGAGCAGGAAGATGGGGATTCCTGGGGAGGATTTGGAGGGAGTGATGCACGGCATAGAGTTCCTGAGGAAGGTGAACACTGGCGAGGAAGTGAAGCTCGGCGAGCGCGTTATAGTTGTCGGCGGTGGGAACACGGCGATGGACGTCGCGAGGACTGCTCTAAGGCTCGGCGCGAAGGTCACCGTCGTTTACCGCCGTTCGAAGGCCGAGATGCCCGCCAACGAGCGCGAAGTGGAAGAAGCAATCGAGGAAGGCGTTGAGTTCCTCTTCCTGGCCAACCCGGTCAGGATTATCGGCGACGGCAGGGTAGAGGAGGTGAAACTCGTCAGAATGCGCCTCGGCGAGCCGGATTCAAGCGGAAGGAGGAGGCCTGTGCCAGTTGAAGGCTCGGAGTTCAGGGTTAAGGCCGACAACGTGATTCTGGCTATAGGCCAGTACTGCGACGAGGAGTTCCTGAAGAGCCTTGGAATAGAGGCAAAGCGTGGAAGGGCGGTTGTTGACGAGATTACACTTCAGACGAACCTCCCGGGAGTGTTCGCGGGCGGAGACCTCGTTCTCGGGCCGTCAACGGTAATAGAGAGCATAGCCACCGGAAGGAGAGCCGCTGTGATGATAGACCTCTACCTCAGGGGCAAGCTTGAAAAGGCCAGAGAGGTTCTCGCAAACCCCGAGAAGCACATCAGGGAGCTGACCGAAGATAGGGAGCTGTACGAACTCCTGCTCGACCTGAGACCCTACAACCACTGGAGGGACGTTACGGAGGAGGACTACCGCGAGACGCCGAGAAGGCCGAGGGTCAGGCCGAAGCTCCTCGACCCGAAGGAGAGGGCGAAGGGCTTTGTGGAGGTCGAGAAGACGCTGAGCGAGGGCGAAGCGAGGAGCGAGGCTTCGCGGTGCATGAGCTGTGGCTGTCTGGCTGTCTTCGACTGCAAGCTGAGGGAGTACGCGACGCTGTACGGCGTAAAGCCCGAACTCGGAAGGGGCGAAAAGCGCTTTGAGATTGACGAGAGCCACCCGAGAATTACGCTCGACCCTAACAAGTGCGTCCTCTGCGGTCTGTGCGTCCGCTTCACCCACGAGATTGCCGGAGAGGGCGTGATAGACTACCTCTTCAGGGGCTACGACACGAGGATTGGGCCACCGCTCGGCGACACCATAGCCGACGTTGAGGGGAAGTTCATCGGCGAGCTGGCCGACGTCTGTCCCGTCGGCGCGATAGTGGAGAGGCCACCGCTCACAAAGCCCGGCCCGTGGAAGACCGAGAAAATCAAAACCGTCTGCAACGGCTGTTCCCTCGCCTGCGAGATGGCGGTTGAGGTCTACGCGGGAACTCTCGTGAGGGCTTCGAGCGTCGAGGACTCGTGGAACGGATACCTCTGCGACGTCTGTCGCTTCGAGAGGCCCTGGGAGAAGACCCTCAGCGGACCGCTCCTCAACGGAAAGCCGGTAAGCTGGGAAGAGGCGAAGAAGTTCATCGAGAGCAGAAGTTATGCCCTTATCCTAACGCCAGACCTGACCAACGAGGAGATAGAAGCCCTCAAGGCCTTCGCCGAGCGTAAGGGCGTTCCAATAGGCTCGACCGTGAGCGGAAGCCCATCGACGGCGACCCTCGACGACGTCAAGAAAGCCAAACGCGTCCTGTTCAGAGCCAACTCCGAGAAGTTTCCGCTCCTCAAGATACTGCTGAGGGGCAAGGAAGTCGTTGAGGAGAACTACGAGCTGGCCGTGATTGAGGACGGCGAAGCCTTGAACGCCCCGACGCTGATACTCAGGAAGGGAGCGAACTCGGAGGGGCTGATAAGGGCAGGGGTGACAGGAATACCGAAGGCCGAGCGCTACGTGGTCGTTTCGAACGAACCAGTTGAGTTGCCCGGCGAGACCCTCGTTATTCCGGCAGGAAGGTGGGCCGAGAAAAGAGGAACGGTCACCAACGCCCTCGGAATGGAGCTGAAGGTTGAGAAAGTGGGGGAAGGCTACTCCCCGCTGGGGCTTTTCTCCTGA